In Arenicella xantha, the genomic window TTGCTTAGCATCAGGCCAAGCACCGCCTGCCACGCCATGTCACCAGCAACAATGGCAGCGCCAAACGTAACTAAGATCACGGTGACCGAATCAACGCCTTGACTGACAATGGTACTGCCATTGTTGCGCAACCAAAGATGTTTGCCTTTGGTTTTTTGTTTGATCCAATGAAACAGAAAGACATCGACATATTGCGCCAGTATATACGCCACCATTGAGGCCAGAACAGCACCAGCCGTGGTCGCATAGATAAGCGCAAACAACTCAACGTCGCCGCGCACGCTAGTGCCGTTTGGTAAGCCAACATCATCCGCCAGCGGCAATGTCTGCCAAGGCGCTTGCACCGCAACATCGACCGCCGGCAAAGCGTTACCTAGCCACATCACCGCAAGAATAAATATATTCAGGACCAAGCCGACTGTAACCATGAAATTGGCACGAGCGCGACCATAAAGCTCAGAAATCAAGTCAGTGCAAAGGAATGTCAGCGGGTAAGCAAGTACACCAACCGCCAGCTGCATCGGCCCCACTTGCACAAAACGCGTAATGCCGATGACATTCAGCAAGGTCATCGCACACAGAAAAAAACCCGCTAATACCAGAAAAACTCGTTCGCGTCGTTCCTGCAGTAGTGAATCCGAAATAGCGAACTCAGACATCATTGGCCTCCGCCAAACGGTCCCAACGAGCAATGCCCCATTGATCCGGTCCAGACGAGACTCGCACCTCAAAGCGGTAAATCTTCAACTCTTCTAAGCGCTCACGGTCGTCAGTTAAAAGCTTGAGAAAATAGTTGGCCAGCTCTTCAATCGTAATGTTCTTAACCGGCAATAACAGCGTATCTGTTTTTAACAACGGTTGGGTTCGGTGGTTATGCGTGACAAAGTAGAATTCTTCGTCTTCACTTATCTGCAGATACGGCGAATGATCGGCAATCAAGGTGTATTCATCATATTGATGGCATAAGTCCTTGAGGATCTTCTTATATATCGCGTAATCAAAACACAGGCCATTGGCATCGATTTCACCCGTTATTTCTACGCCTAGACGCCAATTGTGTCCGTGCAATCGCTCACGCTCAGTGGCTGAAAAGATGGTGAAATGCGCCGCTGAGAAATGTAGATACTGTTTACGTATCTCGATAGATGAAAGTCTAGGCATGAATAATAAAGGTTACGTTTAGTCTCGCAGTTCAAAGGCTTCATCAGCGAACTGTTTGCGCCGAATCGGGTTTCTATGTTCCAATAAAATACTATAGTGCTGAGTAAATGGCTAAGTAAGCGGCTGACCATTCAGCCCGCATGAAACAAACGATAAGTGTAGCCTAATGCGGCGTGAGAGGATTGTCACATTTTTGCACTAATATTTCGTGATGTGCAACGCTAACTTCGTAACCGCACGCATAACTATATTAATTTTTTTGGAGCCCCATATGAAAAACCTGATGATTGTTTTATCAACACTCGTTGCAATCGCGCTAGTCTCGTTCAAACCCGCTAACGCGCAAGTCGATTTTAATCTACTGGCATCAACCCCATCCGGCAGCTGGCAATTACGCGAGGACACAGAGACCGATGCTAAAGGCCGACAAACTGGTTCCAGCATTAGAACCTCTATGCTAGAGCGTGAAGTGCGTGATGGCAAAGCATATTATTGGATTGAGGTAGCCATGGATTCTTACAAAATTTCAAAAAAGGGCAAGCGTAAACCCCAAGGCGACCGCGCAATAATTAAGACTCTCATTCCAGAATCCACGCTCAAAGCCGATCCAGCCAACGTACTCAACAACCTTCGTGGCTTTGGTGTAGAAACCATTGTTCAAAGCGGTAACGAAGCGCCAATGCGTATGGGCGATACTGACGGCATGATGGCCGGCGTGATGAAAGCATTCAACACCGAAATTGAATTTGATTTCGAATCACTTGGCAATGAATCGGTCACTGTCCCTGCCGGCGACTTTAGTGCTCAGAAAATTCGCGGCCAAGGCAGTGTGAGCATGAAGGTTATGTTCAAAAAAATTAATGTCGAAAGTGACAACACCTCATGGTTGTCGACCAAAGTACCGTTTGGAACCGTCAAGGTTGATGGCACCACAACTACTAACGGCAAGGAAAGCCGGTATGAGTCGCAGTTAGTTGAGTTCGGTATGAACGGAGCAAAGTCAGAAATCACCGCTGAACCCAAAGACATGCCCGAAATGCCTAAACTAGGTGATTTGTTTGGTGGCTAATTAACCGCTTAATTTTAGCCTTTGATAAGACGTTTACCTGCGATCAAGACACGGAAGTCTTGATCAGTGTAACGCGATACATATTATTGCACGAGTACCCTCTAAGCTCGATCGAAACCCTCAGTCAGCTGCGCATAATGCAGCTCAATATCACGATACAACTCAGGAACCCAAGTGGGCGCATCCGCGGGGCTAACCAGCTGACCACGTGC contains:
- a CDS encoding 6-pyruvoyl trahydropterin synthase family protein yields the protein MPRLSSIEIRKQYLHFSAAHFTIFSATERERLHGHNWRLGVEITGEIDANGLCFDYAIYKKILKDLCHQYDEYTLIADHSPYLQISEDEEFYFVTHNHRTQPLLKTDTLLLPVKNITIEELANYFLKLLTDDRERLEELKIYRFEVRVSSGPDQWGIARWDRLAEANDV
- a CDS encoding queuosine precursor transporter, translating into MSEFAISDSLLQERRERVFLVLAGFFLCAMTLLNVIGITRFVQVGPMQLAVGVLAYPLTFLCTDLISELYGRARANFMVTVGLVLNIFILAVMWLGNALPAVDVAVQAPWQTLPLADDVGLPNGTSVRGDVELFALIYATTAGAVLASMVAYILAQYVDVFLFHWIKQKTKGKHLWLRNNGSTIVSQGVDSVTVILVTFGAAIVAGDMAWQAVLGLMLSNYLFKLCSALADTPIIYGLVHVLRPYLGLNKQPSGEI